The following are encoded in a window of Helicobacter sp. 'house sparrow 1' genomic DNA:
- the rplT gene encoding 50S ribosomal protein L20, whose protein sequence is MRVKTGIVRRRRHKKILKLARGFYSGRRKHFRKAKEQLERSMYYAFRDRKQKKRDFRSLWIVRINAACRMNEISYSKFMHGLKLANVDLDRKVLADMAMNDLGAFNKVVAIAKEALK, encoded by the coding sequence ATGAGAGTAAAAACAGGTATTGTAAGAAGAAGACGTCATAAAAAGATTTTAAAGCTTGCTAGAGGGTTTTATAGTGGTAGAAGAAAACACTTTAGAAAAGCAAAAGAGCAACTTGAAAGAAGCATGTATTATGCTTTCCGTGATAGAAAGCAAAAGAAAAGAGATTTTAGAAGCCTATGGATTGTAAGAATTAATGCTGCATGTAGAATGAATGAAATTAGTTATTCTAAGTTTATGCACGGATTAAAGCTTGCAAATGTGGATCTTGATAGAAAAGTTCTTGCTGATATGGCAATGAATGATTTAGGTGCATTTAATAAAGTTGTAGCAATTGCTAAAGAAGCTTTAAAATAA
- the rpmI gene encoding 50S ribosomal protein L35 — translation MPKMKTNRGAAKRFKIKKNLVKRGSAFRSHILTKKSPKRKANLRSPHYVHSANIDSVKNLLCQA, via the coding sequence ATGCCAAAGATGAAGACAAATCGTGGTGCGGCTAAGAGATTCAAGATTAAAAAGAATCTTGTAAAACGCGGTAGTGCTTTTAGAAGTCATATCTTGACAAAAAAGAGCCCTAAGAGAAAAGCAAATCTTAGATCACCTCACTATGTTCATAGTGCAAATATTGATTCGGTTAAAAACTTGCTTTGTCAAGCATAG